The following is a genomic window from Hymenobacter chitinivorans DSM 11115.
CGACATGGAAATCGGCCAGATGATTGCCGATGCCATGGACAAAGTGGGCAAGGAAGGCGTTATCACCGTGGAAGAAGCCCGCGGCACTGAAACCGAAGTAAAAACGGTGGAAGGCATGCAGTTCGACCGTGGTTACCTCTCCCCCTACTTCGTGACCAACCCGGAGAAAATGGAGGCCGAGTTCGACAACCCCTTCGTGCTGATCTACGACAAGAAGGTGAGCACCATGAAGGAGCTGCTGCCCGTATTGGAGCAGGTTGTGCAGACCGGCAAGCCCCTGGTTATCATCTCGGAGGACGTAGACGGTGAAGCCCTGGCCACGCTGGTAGTCAACAAGCTGCGTGGCTCGCTGAAAATTGCCGCCGTGAAGGCTCCCGGCTTCGGCGACCGTCGTAAGGCCATGCTGGAAGACATTGCCGTGCTGACCGGTGGTACCGTTATTTCGGAAGAGCGTGGCTACAAGCTCGACAGCGCAACGCTGGAGTACCTGGGCCAGGCCGAGAAAATCATCATCGACAAAGACAACACCACGATTGTCAACGGCCGCGGTGAGAAAGAGACCATTACCGGTCGCATCAACGAAATCAAAGCCCAGATTGGCACTACCACGTCGGATTACGACAAGGAGAAGCTGCAGGAGCGCCTGGCCAAGCTGTCGGGTGGCGTGGCTATTCTCTACATCGGCGCTTCCACGGAAGTGGAGATGAAGGAGAAGAAGGACCGCGTCGACGATGCCCTGCACGCTACCCGCGCTGCCGTGGAAGAAGGCGTAGTACCCGGCGGCGGCGTAGCCCTGGTGCGCGCCCTGGACGCGCTGGAAGGCGTCGATACCATTAATGGCGACGAGCGGACCGGTGTGAACATCATCCGCACGGCCATTGAGGCTCCCCTGCGTACTATCGTGGCCAACGCCGGCGGCGAAGGCTCGGTAGTGGTGCAGAAAGTGCGCGAAGGCAAAGCCGACTACGGCTACAACGCCCGCGAAGACCGGTACGAAAACCTGATGGCGGCCGGTATCCTCGACCCCACCAAAGTAACGCGTCTGGCCCTGGAAAACGCCGCTTCGATTGCCGGCCTGCTGCTGACCACCGAGTGCGTAATTTCTGACGAGCCCGAGGCCGACAAAGACCACGGCCACGGCGGCGGTGCCGCCGGTATGGGCGGCATGGGCGGCATGATGTAATCAGGCCGGCCCGAGCTACCCGTTCGGATCAATAAAAAAGCCCGCTGGACAATGTCCAGCGGGCTTTTTTATTGGGCAGCTTTACCCGCGGCGGTTAGTGAAGCCATTTACCCACGATTAGGTCGGCCAGGTTGTAAGCGGCACTGCTGATGAGTAGCGCCAGAGCCATAAACCGCGTCTTATACGCCACCGGAGCATGCTGGCTGACGCTGACCGGCAGCAGGAAGAGCAAACTCCCAACGCCAACTTGCAGCAGCAAAGCCGGTGGAAAGCCCAGCACCGTGGTGGGGTTGCCGGTAAAGAGCGGCCCGACCTGCCGCAGCACCGGCCCCGCCACCATACATATTCCCAGCCCCACCACGTACAGGCTACCCAACAAAAACTGGCGCTCGGCCACTGCGGAGTCGCGGCGCCGCACCCAAAAGAAAAGCCCCACCACAGCCACAATCGAGGCCACGCTGACCACGGCAACCTGAGCCGGGGTGTCGGCTCCGTAGCCGGCGCCCAGGGCTACCTCCGACAGCGTGCTCAGGAGGAATGCCCCGGCAATCAGGCCCGGCAGGTAGTAGCTTGGCTTAGCTAACGGCGCGGCCGAGCGGGAATTGCGCCAGTTCAGATACCCCAGCGCTACCACGAAGACAACGAGGCCCAGAACCGGCAGCAGCATGGTGGTTTGTTGCAGATAAAGTAGAGCGGCGCCCAGCAGCAGAAACAGCGCCAGAAACGCTCCTTGTAAAGCAAACGACACTTGGCCAGCCCCCACCACTGGCGTTTGGGTTGGCTGCGTTTCCTGGCGCCAGTACCTTAGTACAACCAGCAGCGCCCCAGCCGCCGCGCAGAGCAGCACGGCAATGCTACCCAAGCCGTAGCTGTTGAACAGGGTGCCGCCCAGCATCGGAAAAACCATTCCCGTCAGGGCCCCGACGAAGCGGACCAGTAAGAAATGCCCCATAGTGCGGGCCGCGTGCGTCGATAACTTGCCCAACGCCACAAACAGGCCGGGCATCAGTAAGCTGCTGCCTACTCCCATTAAAACCAGCAAAATGCTGACGGCAACTTCCGGGCTGAGCCCCAGCAGGTGAAGCACTTGGGGAAAAACGGCAAACACGGCGAGCAGCAAGTAGGCTAACAATACCAGCGCGGCCCCCATGAGCAGCGTCCGACGCAGGCCCCACAAACGGTCTGCAAGCCAGGCGCCGGGCACCAGCAGTAGATTGCTAAGGCTGAGAAACGAATTCACCAAGGTGATGCTTTCGGTCCGGCTGATGTTCAGCGGGGCCAGAAACTGCATGCCCAGCATGGAGCGCATAGACTGCACGCAGAAGCTTTCCAGGAAAATTGCCGCCAGCA
Proteins encoded in this region:
- a CDS encoding MFS transporter, with protein sequence MPQHHYPLPATSPAAPPLARALLLLLAAIFLESFCVQSMRSMLGMQFLAPLNISRTESITLVNSFLSLSNLLLVPGAWLADRLWGLRRTLLMGAALVLLAYLLLAVFAVFPQVLHLLGLSPEVAVSILLVLMGVGSSLLMPGLFVALGKLSTHAARTMGHFLLVRFVGALTGMVFPMLGGTLFNSYGLGSIAVLLCAAAGALLVVLRYWRQETQPTQTPVVGAGQVSFALQGAFLALFLLLGAALLYLQQTTMLLPVLGLVVFVVALGYLNWRNSRSAAPLAKPSYYLPGLIAGAFLLSTLSEVALGAGYGADTPAQVAVVSVASIVAVVGLFFWVRRRDSAVAERQFLLGSLYVVGLGICMVAGPVLRQVGPLFTGNPTTVLGFPPALLLQVGVGSLLFLLPVSVSQHAPVAYKTRFMALALLISSAAYNLADLIVGKWLH
- the groL gene encoding chaperonin GroEL (60 kDa chaperone family; promotes refolding of misfolded polypeptides especially under stressful conditions; forms two stacked rings of heptamers to form a barrel-shaped 14mer; ends can be capped by GroES; misfolded proteins enter the barrel where they are refolded when GroES binds), whose translation is MAKNIQFDTDGRDKLKRGVDKLANAVKVTLGPKGRNVVIDKKFGAPTITKDGVTVAKEIELSDPIENMGAQLVKEVASKTADQAGDGTTTATVLAQAIYAAGSKNVAAGANPMDLKRGIDKAVKAVVENLKAQSKKIENSSEIAQVGAISANNDMEIGQMIADAMDKVGKEGVITVEEARGTETEVKTVEGMQFDRGYLSPYFVTNPEKMEAEFDNPFVLIYDKKVSTMKELLPVLEQVVQTGKPLVIISEDVDGEALATLVVNKLRGSLKIAAVKAPGFGDRRKAMLEDIAVLTGGTVISEERGYKLDSATLEYLGQAEKIIIDKDNTTIVNGRGEKETITGRINEIKAQIGTTTSDYDKEKLQERLAKLSGGVAILYIGASTEVEMKEKKDRVDDALHATRAAVEEGVVPGGGVALVRALDALEGVDTINGDERTGVNIIRTAIEAPLRTIVANAGGEGSVVVQKVREGKADYGYNAREDRYENLMAAGILDPTKVTRLALENAASIAGLLLTTECVISDEPEADKDHGHGGGAAGMGGMGGMM